The window CACGCCCGCCCGTTCATTAGCTGTGTCACATCTTCGCTGTGAGTAATTCGGGCTGGTCAACGTGGCTGGTCCGGTGTGGGTGCGGTTCTCGGCTGCGGTGATGCTGAAGGCATGAGCATCAGGAGCGAGCACCCGGTGAGCGCAAACCAGAGGCGTCAGACACGTTCGGCGCCCACCGTCACTTCCAGGACGGTGATATCGAGGGCGTCCGGCGGGCCCTCGGCCGGGCTGAGGCATCCGTGATCGAGGTCCTGGACCGCATGCACGACCTCCGCGATGACATCGGTGACGCGGAGTAAGAGGAGAAGTGAGATGTCTGCGGCGGCGAGCAGTGCAGCCGCGGCAGCTCTACTCACTCCGAGCGTTGGGGAGATGGGGCCAGTGTCCAGTGGTCGCGAGCTCGTGCTCTATCTGCCGCCTTACGTCAGCAACCGCGGCTGTTGGTCCGAGCACGCGGTCAGCCAGGTTGCATAACCCCTGGACTGAGTCGTAATCGTCGAAGGCCAGACCAAAGTTCTCCACGATCCGCAGCCGTAGCTCTGGCCAAACCGTGACCCAATGGGCCACGTGCCAGCGGATCGAGTCGTCGAGGTATGTCAGAGCAGGCTTCGTACCATTTGCTCGTCGGCGTCGGAGAAGGCTTTCTCGTCCTACGAAGACCTGCTCGAATGCCCAGAGGAGGATGTAGTAGTGCTCGACAACCGCTCGCGTCGCCTCCTGCGTGGGGTGGGGTCCAAGGCGGTAAGTCTCAAGATGCTTTCGTGCCATGGTGACGTCTGCCGACGTCAGCCTCTCGTAGAGGGCACGGGCCAGTTCGAATCCGGTCTGCATGTTGCCAGCTCGCACGGTCATCCAAGCCACAGCCACTGAGGCGATTGCGACGACTGCCGTGAAGGCTGCGAAAGCCACTTCAGCGCTCACTGACCCCCCGTTCTGGTGAACTCCCGTACTCAACATGCCCCTTGGGCCTGCCATTCGCACGTCGTTCGGGGCTGGAGTAATGAGCGAGCTGCGGCGTCGTTAGGCCCGGCATTCCTCGGTAACCAGAAATGCCGGGCTTTCATGGCCGGGATCAGCGCAAGGTGGTGGGGGCCAGTCGGATCGTCTGTGGCTGCTGCATCCGGAGGCGTATGGGCTTGGGCTTGCCGGCCGCTTTCACCGGTTCGACGGGGTGTGGCGTGGTGCGCGGTGGTCGGGGAGGTCGGGTGAGGCGGCGGACCATGAGGGTGATGAAGGTCCAGGTGATGTGGGCCTCACTGTGGGAGACAAGTCGCTCATAGTCGCGGACGTTTCTCCTGGCTCTCATGATCCACGAGATGGCGCGCTCGACTCGCCACCGCTTGGCGAGGACGGCGAATCCGTCCTGGTCTTTGCGGCGGGGCACCGTCTTGAGGGTGATGCCGAGGAAGGAGTGGGACCGGTCGACGAGGGTTCCGCCGTAGGCGGAGTCCGCCCAGGCGACGGCGACTTCGGGATGGGTCAGACGCAGACGGAACAGCTGGTCGCGGGCGGGGATACTGTCGTGCGGCGAGGCAGGGGTGACCATCACGGCCAGAGCCATGCCGCGCATGTCAACGGCCAGGTGCCGCTTCCGGCCGTTGATCAACTTCCCGCCGTCGAACCCTCTACTGTCCTGGCCCACCGTCTCGGCGCCCTTGACGGACTGGGAGTCCAGGATCACCGCGACGGTGCGGGGATTGAGCCCGTCGTGAACACGGACCATCTGGTGCAGCTCGGCGTGGATGCGGGCCAGGTCCCCGCTCGCCCGCCATCGCTGGAAAAGCCCGTAGACCGTGCGCCAAGGGATCCCGAAGTCGACAGGAACGGCCCTCCACTTCACGCCGTTGTCGTTCACATACCGTATGGCATCCACCACGTTACGGCGCGGATGTTTCTCAGGGCGGCAGCCCGTGGGCAACGCGCAGGCCGGGACCGGTAGCAGCGGTTCGAGGACGGCCCATTCGGCATCCGTGGTGTCACTGGGGTAGTGCCGCTCGCGCACGGCCAGCGGTCGAGTC of the Streptomyces sp. NBC_00287 genome contains:
- a CDS encoding IS5 family transposase, whose translation is MNETRPLAVRERHYPSDTTDAEWAVLEPLLPVPACALPTGCRPEKHPRRNVVDAIRYVNDNGVKWRAVPVDFGIPWRTVYGLFQRWRASGDLARIHAELHQMVRVHDGLNPRTVAVILDSQSVKGAETVGQDSRGFDGGKLINGRKRHLAVDMRGMALAVMVTPASPHDSIPARDQLFRLRLTHPEVAVAWADSAYGGTLVDRSHSFLGITLKTVPRRKDQDGFAVLAKRWRVERAISWIMRARRNVRDYERLVSHSEAHITWTFITLMVRRLTRPPRPPRTTPHPVEPVKAAGKPKPIRLRMQQPQTIRLAPTTLR